A genomic stretch from Centroberyx gerrardi isolate f3 chromosome 10, fCenGer3.hap1.cur.20231027, whole genome shotgun sequence includes:
- the dgkh gene encoding diacylglycerol kinase eta isoform X2, protein MTARRDAFQPLSSSRLQERKGAADRAKANPDWSYPSPRQEPEKGPASAAGIHAHVVGAVAGSGAADESSDSEAEQEGPQKLIRKVSTSGQIRSKTSIKEGLLLKQTSSFQRWKKRYFKLRGRTLYYAKDAKSLIFDEVDLSDASVAESSTKNVNNSFTVITPFRRLILCAENRKEMEDWISSLKSVQSREHYETAQFNVEHFSGMHNWYACSHARPTFCNVCKDSLSGVTSHGLSCEVCKFKAHKRCAVRATNNCKWTTLASIGKDIIEDEDGIAMPHQWLAGNLPVSAKCAVCDKTCGSVLRLQDWRCLWCKAMVHAACMDLYPRKCPLGQCKVSIIPPTALNSIDSDGFWKATCPPSCASPLLVFVNSKSGDNQGVKFLRRFKQLLNPAQVFDLVNGGPHLGLRLFQKFDNFRILVCGGDGSVGWVLSEIDKLNLHKQCQLGVLPLGTGNDLARVLGWGPSCDDDTQLPQILEKLERASTKMLDRWSIMTYEIKIPPKHSCPATPEGADDCQFHISTYEDSVASHLTKILNSDQHSVVISSAKILCETVKDFVAKVGKTYEKSTENADECDTMSLKCAILNEKLDSLLQTLNTECQALPPLPHSTPPIVEEEQEEEEEEEEEEASEESLTELKEKLEEEETEKRGGGSPHRLFKGREQLMLRANSLKKAVRQIIEQAERVVDEQNAHTEETELPSPLEFRKDSEEENRDSEKDEDTKELEAPPSAKSPCSPTERRVSRSTQSCGSFSITPFTTSKENLPVLNTRIICPGLRAGLAASIAGSSIISKMLLANIDPFGATPFIDPDLDSLEGYMEKCVMNNYFGIGLDAKISLEFNNKREEHPEKCRSRTKNMMWYGVLGTKELLQRTYKNLEQKVQLECDGQYIPLPSLQGIAVLNIPSYAGGTNFWGGTKEDDIFCAPSFDDKILEVVAVFGSMQMAVSRVIKLQHHRIAQCRTVKITILGDEGVPIQVDGEAWIQPPGVIKIQHKNRAQMLTRDRAFENTLKSWEDKLKYDKPPLRPHLYPQQSVDLATEEEAALVQMCARAAEELITRICEAAKTNGLLEQELAHAVNAASHAINKTHPKFPESLTRNTAIEVASTVKALHNETESLLVGRVSLQLDPPEEEQLSSALQSVEVELGKLGEIPWLYHILQPNDEEDHSLDYGKRNSRSSMFRIVPKFKKEKATKKTSPQSGSGDIESGSYEENSPGN, encoded by the exons aCAAGTATAAAGGAGGGATTGTTGCTGAAACAGACAAGCTCATTCCAGAGGTGGAAAAAGCGCTATTTCAAACTGAGAGGGCGAACTCTCTACTACGCCAAAGACGCCAAG TCCCTTATCTTTGACGAGGTGGACCTATCAGATGCCAGCGTTGCAGAGTCCAGCACAAAGAATGTCaacaacagcttcacg GTGATCACCCCGTTCCGTAGGCTCATCCTCTGTGCCGAGAacaggaaagagatggaggactGGATCAGTTCACTGAAGTCCGTCCAGTCCCGAGAGCATTACGAG ACGGCACAGTTTAATGTGGAACATTTCTCAGGGATGCACAACTGGTACGCCTGCTCCCATGCACGCCCCACCTTCTGCAACGTCTGTAAAGATAGCTTGTCTGGGGTCACCTCCCACGGCCTCTCCTGCGAAG tgtgcaAATTCAAAGCCCACAAACGTTGTGCCGTCCGAGCCACTAATAACTGTAAATGGACGACCCTAGCTTCCATAGGGAAGGATATCAttgaggatgaggatggg ATTGCTATGCCTCACCAGTGGTTGGCGGGCAACCTGCCTGTCAGTGCcaagtgtgctgtgtgtgataAGACATGTGGCAGCGTATTGAGACTGCAGGACTGGCGCTGCCTTTGGTGCAAAGCTATG GTGCACGCAGCCTGCATGGACCTGTACCCGCGCAAATGTCCTCTGGGTCAGTGCAAAGTCTCCATCATTCCCCCTACGGCGCTCAACAGCATCGACTCAGACG GCTTCTGGAAGGCCACCTGTCCCCCATCGTGTGCCAGTCCCCTGCTGGTCTTTGTTAACTCCAAGAGCGGCGACAACCAGGGGGTGAAATTCCTACGACGCTTCAAGCAGCTCCTCAACCCGGCCCAAGTCTTTGACCTGGTCAACGGTGGGCCGCATCTAGG tcTGCGCCTGTTTCAGAAGTTTGACAACTTCCGGATCCTGGTGTGTGGCGGTGATGGCAGTGTGGGCTGGGTCCTCTCAGAGATCGACAAGCTCAACCTTCATaaacag tgccaGCTGGGTGTACTGCCCTTGGGCACGGGCAACGACCTGGCGCGGGTGCTGGGCTGGGGCCCGTCGTGCGACGATGACACCCAGCTGCCCCAGATCCTGGAGAAGCTAGAGAGGGCCAGCACCAAGATGCTGGACCGCTGGAGCATCATGACCTACGAGATCAAGATCCCACCCAAACACAGCTGCCCCGCCACGCCTGAGGGAGCCGACGACTGCCAG TTTCACATATCAACCTATGAAGACTCAGTAGCTTCTCACCTCACAAAGATCCTCAACTCTGACCAGCACTCTGTGGTCATCTCCTCTGCCAA GATCCTGTGCGAGACAGTGAAGGATTTTGTTGCCAAAGTGGGGAAAACCTACGAGAAAAGCACAGAGAATGCAGACGAGTGCGACACCATGTCTCTCAAA TGTGCCATCCTGAACGAGAAGCTGGACTCCCTCCTCCAGACCCTCAACACGGAGTGCCAggccctgcctcctcttcccCACTCCACGCCTCCCAttgtggaggaggagcaggaggaggaggaggaagaggaggaggaagaggccagCGAGGAGAGCCTGACGGAGCTGaaggagaagctggaggaggaggagacggagaaaagaggagggggtTCTCCGCACCGGCTGTTCAAAGGCAGGGAGCAGCTGATGCTGAGGGCCAACAGTCTGAAGAAAGCTGTCCGACAGATCATCGAACAGGCTGAGAGAG TGGTGGATGAGCAGAACGCCCACACGGAGGAGACCGAGCTGCCGTCTCCTCTGGAGTTCAGGAAGGACAGCGAGGAGGAGAACCGAGACAGCGAGAAAGACGAGGACACCAAGGAACTGGAGGCGCCGCCGT CTGCTAAGAGTCCTTGTTCTCCCACGGAGAGGAGGGTGAGTCGCAGCACCCAGTCCTGTGGCTCCTTCTCCATCACCCCCTTCACCACCAGCAAGGAGAACCTCCCTGTACTCAACACACGCATCATCTGCCCtg GCTTGCGGGCCGGTCTGGCCGCCTCTATAGCAGGCAGCTCCATCATTAGCAAGATGCTGCTGGCTAACATCGACCCCTTTGGTGCCACGCCCTTCATCGACCCCGACCTGGACTCACT GGAGGGCTACATGGAGAAGTGTGTGATGAACAACTACTTCGGCATCGGCCTGGACGCCAAGATCTCCCTGGAGTTCAACAACAAGCGAGAGGAGCATCCAGAGAAATGCAG GAGTCGCACCAAGAACATGATGTGGTATGGAGTTCTGGGCACCAAGGAGCTGCTGCAGAGAACCTACAAGAACCTGGAGCAGAAGGTCCAGCTAGAG tgtGATGGCCAGTACATCCCCCTGCCCAGTCTTCAGGGTATCGCTGTGTTAAACATTCCCAGCTACGCCGGCGGGACCAACTTCTGGGGCGGCACCAAGGAAGATGAT ATCTTCTGTGCCCCGTCGTTTGACGATAAGATCCTGGAGGTGGTGGCTGTGTTTGGGAGCATGCAGATGGCCGTGTCCAGAGTCATCAAACTGCAACACCACCGCATAGCACAG TGTCGTACGGTGAAGATCACTATCCTGGGCGATGAGGGCGTTCCCATTCAGGTGGATGGAGAGGCCTGGATCCAGCCTCCTGGAGTCATCAAGATCCAGCACAAGAACAGAGCCCAGATGCTCACCAGAGACCGg GCGTTTGAGAACACGTTGAAGTCGTGGGAGGACAAGTTGAAGTATGATAAGCCTCCCCTGCGGCCCCACCTCTACCCCCAGCAGTCTGTGGATCTGGCTACCGAGGAGGAGGCGGCCCTGGTGCAGATGTGCGCCCGAGCCGCAGAGGAGCTTATTACCAG GATCTGTGAGGCGGCGAAGACCAACGGGCTTCTGGAGCAGGAGCTGGCTCATGCTGTCAACGCCGCATCTCACGCCATCAACAAAACACACCCCAAGTTCCCAGAG AGTCTGACGAGGAACACAGCTATAGAGGTGGCCAGCACTGTCAAGGCTCTCCACAACGAGACCGAGTCTCTCCTAGTGGGCCGGGTTTCCCTG CAACTGGACCCGCcggaggaggagcagctgtCCAGCGCCCTGCAGAGTGTGGAGGTGGAACTGGGCAAACTGGGAGAGATCCCCTGGCTTTACCACATACTGCAGCCCAACGATGAGGAG GACCACTCTCTGGATTATGGCAAGAGGAACAGTCGCAGCAGCATGTTCCGCATAGTGCCCAAGTTCAAGAAGGAGAAGGCCACCAAGAAGACCAGCCCTCAGTCAG GATCTGGGGATATCGAAAGTGGGTCATATGAAGAGAATTCTCCAGGGAACTAA
- the dgkh gene encoding diacylglycerol kinase eta isoform X3 gives MEDVYHYTRSPAWEELEPEKGPASAAGIHAHVVGAVAGSGAADESSDSEAEQEGPQKLIRKVSTSGQIRSKTSIKEGLLLKQTSSFQRWKKRYFKLRGRTLYYAKDAKSLIFDEVDLSDASVAESSTKNVNNSFTVITPFRRLILCAENRKEMEDWISSLKSVQSREHYETAQFNVEHFSGMHNWYACSHARPTFCNVCKDSLSGVTSHGLSCEVCKFKAHKRCAVRATNNCKWTTLASIGKDIIEDEDGIAMPHQWLAGNLPVSAKCAVCDKTCGSVLRLQDWRCLWCKAMVHAACMDLYPRKCPLGQCKVSIIPPTALNSIDSDGFWKATCPPSCASPLLVFVNSKSGDNQGVKFLRRFKQLLNPAQVFDLVNGGPHLGLRLFQKFDNFRILVCGGDGSVGWVLSEIDKLNLHKQCQLGVLPLGTGNDLARVLGWGPSCDDDTQLPQILEKLERASTKMLDRWSIMTYEIKIPPKHSCPATPEGADDCQFHISTYEDSVASHLTKILNSDQHSVVISSAKILCETVKDFVAKVGKTYEKSTENADECDTMSLKCAILNEKLDSLLQTLNTECQALPPLPHSTPPIVEEEQEEEEEEEEEEASEESLTELKEKLEEEETEKRGGGSPHRLFKGREQLMLRANSLKKAVRQIIEQAERVVDEQNAHTEETELPSPLEFRKDSEEENRDSEKDEDTKELEAPPSAKSPCSPTERRVSRSTQSCGSFSITPFTTSKENLPVLNTRIICPGLRAGLAASIAGSSIISKMLLANIDPFGATPFIDPDLDSLEGYMEKCVMNNYFGIGLDAKISLEFNNKREEHPEKCRSRTKNMMWYGVLGTKELLQRTYKNLEQKVQLECDGQYIPLPSLQGIAVLNIPSYAGGTNFWGGTKEDDIFCAPSFDDKILEVVAVFGSMQMAVSRVIKLQHHRIAQCRTVKITILGDEGVPIQVDGEAWIQPPGVIKIQHKNRAQMLTRDRAFENTLKSWEDKLKYDKPPLRPHLYPQQSVDLATEEEAALVQMCARAAEELITRICEAAKTNGLLEQELAHAVNAASHAINKTHPKFPESLTRNTAIEVASTVKALHNETESLLVGRVSLQLDPPEEEQLSSALQSVEVELGKLGEIPWLYHILQPNDEEDHSLDYGKRNSRSSMFRIVPKFKKEKATKKTSPQSVERWGTEEVGVWLEQLSLGEYRDTFTRHDIRGSELLHLERRDLKDLGISKVGHMKRILQGTKDLAKTTMVDL, from the exons aCAAGTATAAAGGAGGGATTGTTGCTGAAACAGACAAGCTCATTCCAGAGGTGGAAAAAGCGCTATTTCAAACTGAGAGGGCGAACTCTCTACTACGCCAAAGACGCCAAG TCCCTTATCTTTGACGAGGTGGACCTATCAGATGCCAGCGTTGCAGAGTCCAGCACAAAGAATGTCaacaacagcttcacg GTGATCACCCCGTTCCGTAGGCTCATCCTCTGTGCCGAGAacaggaaagagatggaggactGGATCAGTTCACTGAAGTCCGTCCAGTCCCGAGAGCATTACGAG ACGGCACAGTTTAATGTGGAACATTTCTCAGGGATGCACAACTGGTACGCCTGCTCCCATGCACGCCCCACCTTCTGCAACGTCTGTAAAGATAGCTTGTCTGGGGTCACCTCCCACGGCCTCTCCTGCGAAG tgtgcaAATTCAAAGCCCACAAACGTTGTGCCGTCCGAGCCACTAATAACTGTAAATGGACGACCCTAGCTTCCATAGGGAAGGATATCAttgaggatgaggatggg ATTGCTATGCCTCACCAGTGGTTGGCGGGCAACCTGCCTGTCAGTGCcaagtgtgctgtgtgtgataAGACATGTGGCAGCGTATTGAGACTGCAGGACTGGCGCTGCCTTTGGTGCAAAGCTATG GTGCACGCAGCCTGCATGGACCTGTACCCGCGCAAATGTCCTCTGGGTCAGTGCAAAGTCTCCATCATTCCCCCTACGGCGCTCAACAGCATCGACTCAGACG GCTTCTGGAAGGCCACCTGTCCCCCATCGTGTGCCAGTCCCCTGCTGGTCTTTGTTAACTCCAAGAGCGGCGACAACCAGGGGGTGAAATTCCTACGACGCTTCAAGCAGCTCCTCAACCCGGCCCAAGTCTTTGACCTGGTCAACGGTGGGCCGCATCTAGG tcTGCGCCTGTTTCAGAAGTTTGACAACTTCCGGATCCTGGTGTGTGGCGGTGATGGCAGTGTGGGCTGGGTCCTCTCAGAGATCGACAAGCTCAACCTTCATaaacag tgccaGCTGGGTGTACTGCCCTTGGGCACGGGCAACGACCTGGCGCGGGTGCTGGGCTGGGGCCCGTCGTGCGACGATGACACCCAGCTGCCCCAGATCCTGGAGAAGCTAGAGAGGGCCAGCACCAAGATGCTGGACCGCTGGAGCATCATGACCTACGAGATCAAGATCCCACCCAAACACAGCTGCCCCGCCACGCCTGAGGGAGCCGACGACTGCCAG TTTCACATATCAACCTATGAAGACTCAGTAGCTTCTCACCTCACAAAGATCCTCAACTCTGACCAGCACTCTGTGGTCATCTCCTCTGCCAA GATCCTGTGCGAGACAGTGAAGGATTTTGTTGCCAAAGTGGGGAAAACCTACGAGAAAAGCACAGAGAATGCAGACGAGTGCGACACCATGTCTCTCAAA TGTGCCATCCTGAACGAGAAGCTGGACTCCCTCCTCCAGACCCTCAACACGGAGTGCCAggccctgcctcctcttcccCACTCCACGCCTCCCAttgtggaggaggagcaggaggaggaggaggaagaggaggaggaagaggccagCGAGGAGAGCCTGACGGAGCTGaaggagaagctggaggaggaggagacggagaaaagaggagggggtTCTCCGCACCGGCTGTTCAAAGGCAGGGAGCAGCTGATGCTGAGGGCCAACAGTCTGAAGAAAGCTGTCCGACAGATCATCGAACAGGCTGAGAGAG TGGTGGATGAGCAGAACGCCCACACGGAGGAGACCGAGCTGCCGTCTCCTCTGGAGTTCAGGAAGGACAGCGAGGAGGAGAACCGAGACAGCGAGAAAGACGAGGACACCAAGGAACTGGAGGCGCCGCCGT CTGCTAAGAGTCCTTGTTCTCCCACGGAGAGGAGGGTGAGTCGCAGCACCCAGTCCTGTGGCTCCTTCTCCATCACCCCCTTCACCACCAGCAAGGAGAACCTCCCTGTACTCAACACACGCATCATCTGCCCtg GCTTGCGGGCCGGTCTGGCCGCCTCTATAGCAGGCAGCTCCATCATTAGCAAGATGCTGCTGGCTAACATCGACCCCTTTGGTGCCACGCCCTTCATCGACCCCGACCTGGACTCACT GGAGGGCTACATGGAGAAGTGTGTGATGAACAACTACTTCGGCATCGGCCTGGACGCCAAGATCTCCCTGGAGTTCAACAACAAGCGAGAGGAGCATCCAGAGAAATGCAG GAGTCGCACCAAGAACATGATGTGGTATGGAGTTCTGGGCACCAAGGAGCTGCTGCAGAGAACCTACAAGAACCTGGAGCAGAAGGTCCAGCTAGAG tgtGATGGCCAGTACATCCCCCTGCCCAGTCTTCAGGGTATCGCTGTGTTAAACATTCCCAGCTACGCCGGCGGGACCAACTTCTGGGGCGGCACCAAGGAAGATGAT ATCTTCTGTGCCCCGTCGTTTGACGATAAGATCCTGGAGGTGGTGGCTGTGTTTGGGAGCATGCAGATGGCCGTGTCCAGAGTCATCAAACTGCAACACCACCGCATAGCACAG TGTCGTACGGTGAAGATCACTATCCTGGGCGATGAGGGCGTTCCCATTCAGGTGGATGGAGAGGCCTGGATCCAGCCTCCTGGAGTCATCAAGATCCAGCACAAGAACAGAGCCCAGATGCTCACCAGAGACCGg GCGTTTGAGAACACGTTGAAGTCGTGGGAGGACAAGTTGAAGTATGATAAGCCTCCCCTGCGGCCCCACCTCTACCCCCAGCAGTCTGTGGATCTGGCTACCGAGGAGGAGGCGGCCCTGGTGCAGATGTGCGCCCGAGCCGCAGAGGAGCTTATTACCAG GATCTGTGAGGCGGCGAAGACCAACGGGCTTCTGGAGCAGGAGCTGGCTCATGCTGTCAACGCCGCATCTCACGCCATCAACAAAACACACCCCAAGTTCCCAGAG AGTCTGACGAGGAACACAGCTATAGAGGTGGCCAGCACTGTCAAGGCTCTCCACAACGAGACCGAGTCTCTCCTAGTGGGCCGGGTTTCCCTG CAACTGGACCCGCcggaggaggagcagctgtCCAGCGCCCTGCAGAGTGTGGAGGTGGAACTGGGCAAACTGGGAGAGATCCCCTGGCTTTACCACATACTGCAGCCCAACGATGAGGAG GACCACTCTCTGGATTATGGCAAGAGGAACAGTCGCAGCAGCATGTTCCGCATAGTGCCCAAGTTCAAGAAGGAGAAGGCCACCAAGAAGACCAGCCCTCAGTCAG tggagaGATGGGGCACAGAGGAGGTGGGCGTCTGGCTAGAACAGCTGAGCCTGGGGGAGTACAGGGACACCTTCACCCGCCACGACATTCGAGGCTCCGAGCTGCTGCACCTAGAGAGGAGGGACctgaag GATCTGGGGATATCGAAAGTGGGTCATATGAAGAGAATTCTCCAGGGAACTAAGGACCTGGCCAAGACCACCATGGTTGACCTCTAA
- the dgkh gene encoding diacylglycerol kinase eta isoform X1, whose protein sequence is MTARRDAFQPLSSSRLQERKGAADRAKANPDWSYPSPRQEPEKGPASAAGIHAHVVGAVAGSGAADESSDSEAEQEGPQKLIRKVSTSGQIRSKTSIKEGLLLKQTSSFQRWKKRYFKLRGRTLYYAKDAKSLIFDEVDLSDASVAESSTKNVNNSFTVITPFRRLILCAENRKEMEDWISSLKSVQSREHYETAQFNVEHFSGMHNWYACSHARPTFCNVCKDSLSGVTSHGLSCEVCKFKAHKRCAVRATNNCKWTTLASIGKDIIEDEDGIAMPHQWLAGNLPVSAKCAVCDKTCGSVLRLQDWRCLWCKAMVHAACMDLYPRKCPLGQCKVSIIPPTALNSIDSDGFWKATCPPSCASPLLVFVNSKSGDNQGVKFLRRFKQLLNPAQVFDLVNGGPHLGLRLFQKFDNFRILVCGGDGSVGWVLSEIDKLNLHKQCQLGVLPLGTGNDLARVLGWGPSCDDDTQLPQILEKLERASTKMLDRWSIMTYEIKIPPKHSCPATPEGADDCQFHISTYEDSVASHLTKILNSDQHSVVISSAKILCETVKDFVAKVGKTYEKSTENADECDTMSLKCAILNEKLDSLLQTLNTECQALPPLPHSTPPIVEEEQEEEEEEEEEEASEESLTELKEKLEEEETEKRGGGSPHRLFKGREQLMLRANSLKKAVRQIIEQAERVVDEQNAHTEETELPSPLEFRKDSEEENRDSEKDEDTKELEAPPSAKSPCSPTERRVSRSTQSCGSFSITPFTTSKENLPVLNTRIICPGLRAGLAASIAGSSIISKMLLANIDPFGATPFIDPDLDSLEGYMEKCVMNNYFGIGLDAKISLEFNNKREEHPEKCRSRTKNMMWYGVLGTKELLQRTYKNLEQKVQLECDGQYIPLPSLQGIAVLNIPSYAGGTNFWGGTKEDDIFCAPSFDDKILEVVAVFGSMQMAVSRVIKLQHHRIAQCRTVKITILGDEGVPIQVDGEAWIQPPGVIKIQHKNRAQMLTRDRAFENTLKSWEDKLKYDKPPLRPHLYPQQSVDLATEEEAALVQMCARAAEELITRICEAAKTNGLLEQELAHAVNAASHAINKTHPKFPEVRHRHESLQQTESLTRNTAIEVASTVKALHNETESLLVGRVSLQLDPPEEEQLSSALQSVEVELGKLGEIPWLYHILQPNDEEDHSLDYGKRNSRSSMFRIVPKFKKEKATKKTSPQSGSGDIESGSYEENSPGN, encoded by the exons aCAAGTATAAAGGAGGGATTGTTGCTGAAACAGACAAGCTCATTCCAGAGGTGGAAAAAGCGCTATTTCAAACTGAGAGGGCGAACTCTCTACTACGCCAAAGACGCCAAG TCCCTTATCTTTGACGAGGTGGACCTATCAGATGCCAGCGTTGCAGAGTCCAGCACAAAGAATGTCaacaacagcttcacg GTGATCACCCCGTTCCGTAGGCTCATCCTCTGTGCCGAGAacaggaaagagatggaggactGGATCAGTTCACTGAAGTCCGTCCAGTCCCGAGAGCATTACGAG ACGGCACAGTTTAATGTGGAACATTTCTCAGGGATGCACAACTGGTACGCCTGCTCCCATGCACGCCCCACCTTCTGCAACGTCTGTAAAGATAGCTTGTCTGGGGTCACCTCCCACGGCCTCTCCTGCGAAG tgtgcaAATTCAAAGCCCACAAACGTTGTGCCGTCCGAGCCACTAATAACTGTAAATGGACGACCCTAGCTTCCATAGGGAAGGATATCAttgaggatgaggatggg ATTGCTATGCCTCACCAGTGGTTGGCGGGCAACCTGCCTGTCAGTGCcaagtgtgctgtgtgtgataAGACATGTGGCAGCGTATTGAGACTGCAGGACTGGCGCTGCCTTTGGTGCAAAGCTATG GTGCACGCAGCCTGCATGGACCTGTACCCGCGCAAATGTCCTCTGGGTCAGTGCAAAGTCTCCATCATTCCCCCTACGGCGCTCAACAGCATCGACTCAGACG GCTTCTGGAAGGCCACCTGTCCCCCATCGTGTGCCAGTCCCCTGCTGGTCTTTGTTAACTCCAAGAGCGGCGACAACCAGGGGGTGAAATTCCTACGACGCTTCAAGCAGCTCCTCAACCCGGCCCAAGTCTTTGACCTGGTCAACGGTGGGCCGCATCTAGG tcTGCGCCTGTTTCAGAAGTTTGACAACTTCCGGATCCTGGTGTGTGGCGGTGATGGCAGTGTGGGCTGGGTCCTCTCAGAGATCGACAAGCTCAACCTTCATaaacag tgccaGCTGGGTGTACTGCCCTTGGGCACGGGCAACGACCTGGCGCGGGTGCTGGGCTGGGGCCCGTCGTGCGACGATGACACCCAGCTGCCCCAGATCCTGGAGAAGCTAGAGAGGGCCAGCACCAAGATGCTGGACCGCTGGAGCATCATGACCTACGAGATCAAGATCCCACCCAAACACAGCTGCCCCGCCACGCCTGAGGGAGCCGACGACTGCCAG TTTCACATATCAACCTATGAAGACTCAGTAGCTTCTCACCTCACAAAGATCCTCAACTCTGACCAGCACTCTGTGGTCATCTCCTCTGCCAA GATCCTGTGCGAGACAGTGAAGGATTTTGTTGCCAAAGTGGGGAAAACCTACGAGAAAAGCACAGAGAATGCAGACGAGTGCGACACCATGTCTCTCAAA TGTGCCATCCTGAACGAGAAGCTGGACTCCCTCCTCCAGACCCTCAACACGGAGTGCCAggccctgcctcctcttcccCACTCCACGCCTCCCAttgtggaggaggagcaggaggaggaggaggaagaggaggaggaagaggccagCGAGGAGAGCCTGACGGAGCTGaaggagaagctggaggaggaggagacggagaaaagaggagggggtTCTCCGCACCGGCTGTTCAAAGGCAGGGAGCAGCTGATGCTGAGGGCCAACAGTCTGAAGAAAGCTGTCCGACAGATCATCGAACAGGCTGAGAGAG TGGTGGATGAGCAGAACGCCCACACGGAGGAGACCGAGCTGCCGTCTCCTCTGGAGTTCAGGAAGGACAGCGAGGAGGAGAACCGAGACAGCGAGAAAGACGAGGACACCAAGGAACTGGAGGCGCCGCCGT CTGCTAAGAGTCCTTGTTCTCCCACGGAGAGGAGGGTGAGTCGCAGCACCCAGTCCTGTGGCTCCTTCTCCATCACCCCCTTCACCACCAGCAAGGAGAACCTCCCTGTACTCAACACACGCATCATCTGCCCtg GCTTGCGGGCCGGTCTGGCCGCCTCTATAGCAGGCAGCTCCATCATTAGCAAGATGCTGCTGGCTAACATCGACCCCTTTGGTGCCACGCCCTTCATCGACCCCGACCTGGACTCACT GGAGGGCTACATGGAGAAGTGTGTGATGAACAACTACTTCGGCATCGGCCTGGACGCCAAGATCTCCCTGGAGTTCAACAACAAGCGAGAGGAGCATCCAGAGAAATGCAG GAGTCGCACCAAGAACATGATGTGGTATGGAGTTCTGGGCACCAAGGAGCTGCTGCAGAGAACCTACAAGAACCTGGAGCAGAAGGTCCAGCTAGAG tgtGATGGCCAGTACATCCCCCTGCCCAGTCTTCAGGGTATCGCTGTGTTAAACATTCCCAGCTACGCCGGCGGGACCAACTTCTGGGGCGGCACCAAGGAAGATGAT ATCTTCTGTGCCCCGTCGTTTGACGATAAGATCCTGGAGGTGGTGGCTGTGTTTGGGAGCATGCAGATGGCCGTGTCCAGAGTCATCAAACTGCAACACCACCGCATAGCACAG TGTCGTACGGTGAAGATCACTATCCTGGGCGATGAGGGCGTTCCCATTCAGGTGGATGGAGAGGCCTGGATCCAGCCTCCTGGAGTCATCAAGATCCAGCACAAGAACAGAGCCCAGATGCTCACCAGAGACCGg GCGTTTGAGAACACGTTGAAGTCGTGGGAGGACAAGTTGAAGTATGATAAGCCTCCCCTGCGGCCCCACCTCTACCCCCAGCAGTCTGTGGATCTGGCTACCGAGGAGGAGGCGGCCCTGGTGCAGATGTGCGCCCGAGCCGCAGAGGAGCTTATTACCAG GATCTGTGAGGCGGCGAAGACCAACGGGCTTCTGGAGCAGGAGCTGGCTCATGCTGTCAACGCCGCATCTCACGCCATCAACAAAACACACCCCAAGTTCCCAGAGGTTAGGCATCGACATGAGTCACTACAACAGACAGAG AGTCTGACGAGGAACACAGCTATAGAGGTGGCCAGCACTGTCAAGGCTCTCCACAACGAGACCGAGTCTCTCCTAGTGGGCCGGGTTTCCCTG CAACTGGACCCGCcggaggaggagcagctgtCCAGCGCCCTGCAGAGTGTGGAGGTGGAACTGGGCAAACTGGGAGAGATCCCCTGGCTTTACCACATACTGCAGCCCAACGATGAGGAG GACCACTCTCTGGATTATGGCAAGAGGAACAGTCGCAGCAGCATGTTCCGCATAGTGCCCAAGTTCAAGAAGGAGAAGGCCACCAAGAAGACCAGCCCTCAGTCAG GATCTGGGGATATCGAAAGTGGGTCATATGAAGAGAATTCTCCAGGGAACTAA